The Oikeobacillus pervagus genome has a segment encoding these proteins:
- a CDS encoding enoyl-CoA hydratase/isomerase family protein, producing the protein MTNEVLFSVNENGVASITLNRPKALNSLSYTMVKEIGQKLDEWKTDSKVRIVMIRGAGDKGLCAGGDIKALYEAKSSEAALQKAEMFFGEEYKVDRKMYAFPKPIIACLEGIVMGGGVGLTFGASHRIVTERTKWAMPEMNIGFFPDVGAGYFLSKAPGYIGRYLALSASIIGPADVLYIKAADLYMSSDALERFIQKVKNLDWHQADLPTSLDHLVTEYASLPENESELSLLQTEIDKHFAYTTMEEIVDSLAGESEFAMRTKETLLSKSPVSLKVTLKQQVDAKHKDLSECFEMDLILAKRFMRHEDFFEGVRSVLIDRDQSPQYKYKKLSDVSDEFAQKFFIPLTKNI; encoded by the coding sequence ATGACGAACGAAGTCTTATTTTCTGTAAATGAAAACGGTGTTGCCTCGATCACTCTGAATCGTCCAAAGGCATTGAATTCACTTTCTTATACCATGGTGAAAGAAATAGGTCAGAAACTGGATGAATGGAAGACAGATTCGAAAGTTCGAATTGTGATGATTCGTGGGGCAGGGGATAAAGGTTTATGTGCAGGAGGAGACATTAAAGCACTATATGAAGCTAAGTCTAGTGAAGCTGCATTGCAAAAAGCTGAAATGTTTTTTGGAGAGGAATACAAAGTAGATAGGAAAATGTATGCTTTTCCAAAGCCGATCATTGCTTGTTTAGAAGGAATAGTGATGGGAGGAGGAGTTGGTCTAACATTCGGTGCGAGTCATCGAATTGTGACAGAGCGGACGAAGTGGGCGATGCCAGAAATGAATATTGGATTTTTCCCCGATGTTGGTGCAGGGTATTTTCTAAGTAAGGCACCTGGCTATATCGGTCGTTATTTAGCCCTATCTGCCTCAATCATTGGTCCTGCGGATGTATTGTATATAAAAGCAGCCGATCTATATATGTCAAGTGATGCTTTGGAACGTTTTATTCAAAAAGTGAAGAACCTCGATTGGCATCAAGCTGATTTACCTACTTCCTTAGATCATCTTGTGACTGAATATGCAAGTTTGCCGGAAAATGAGAGTGAGCTTTCGCTTTTACAAACTGAAATAGACAAGCACTTTGCTTATACAACGATGGAAGAAATCGTTGATTCCTTAGCAGGGGAAAGCGAATTTGCCATGAGGACAAAAGAAACACTTCTTTCAAAATCGCCTGTCTCTTTAAAAGTAACTTTAAAACAACAGGTAGATGCAAAACATAAGGACTTGAGCGAATGCTTTGAAATGGATTTGATTCTCGCTAAAAGATTTATGAGACATGAAGATTTCTTTGAAGGAGTAAGATCCGTCCTAATTGACAGAGATCAATCACCTCAATACAAGTATAAGAAGCTTTCGGATGTTTCCGATGAATTTGCACAAAAATTTTTTATTCCGTTGACTAAAAATATATGA
- a CDS encoding YhdT family protein gives MEDQQRDDPRFIIAKHEALMGIALVIFNFLWWFGFAYGLGSKPVSEYSYILGLPSWFFYSCVVGLFVVIGLVFIMVKFFLKDVDFDGEHEG, from the coding sequence ATGGAGGATCAACAAAGAGATGATCCACGGTTCATTATAGCAAAACATGAAGCATTAATGGGGATTGCTCTAGTAATCTTTAATTTTCTATGGTGGTTTGGATTTGCTTACGGGCTAGGAAGTAAACCTGTTAGCGAATATTCATACATATTAGGACTTCCATCTTGGTTTTTCTATAGTTGTGTCGTTGGATTATTCGTTGTGATTGGACTCGTATTCATTATGGTTAAATTTTTTTTGAAAGATGTAGATTTTGATGGGGAACATGAGGGATGA
- a CDS encoding FadR/GntR family transcriptional regulator — translation MSIKKATRISLVDQVATQMEQLIETGTWPVGEKIPPEMELMVEFDVSRNTLREAVRALVHAGLLETKQGSGTIVRSSSSLGAAIHRHIERANLFETLEVRLALEREAAQKAAERRNDQDIKILQESMKKCWDAAKNSDHIQFIEADILFHKAVVQASHNQMLIDLYEHITDALNTSVQDLTMLRAPLDYEKEIHQELYEAILAQDTDQAVKNVNSYMDELKRTLTNKKGSHIWGEMQQY, via the coding sequence ATGAGTATTAAAAAAGCGACTCGAATTTCTTTAGTTGACCAAGTTGCAACACAAATGGAACAGTTAATTGAAACAGGAACTTGGCCCGTTGGTGAAAAGATCCCACCGGAAATGGAGCTAATGGTGGAATTTGATGTTAGTAGAAATACGTTGCGTGAAGCTGTACGTGCTCTTGTACATGCGGGGCTTTTAGAAACTAAGCAAGGAAGTGGCACAATTGTGCGTTCTTCTAGTTCTTTAGGAGCCGCCATTCACCGACATATTGAAAGAGCCAATCTTTTTGAAACACTCGAAGTTCGGTTAGCGCTAGAAAGAGAAGCAGCACAAAAGGCAGCAGAGCGTCGGAATGACCAGGATATTAAAATATTGCAGGAATCTATGAAAAAATGTTGGGATGCTGCGAAGAACTCTGATCACATTCAATTTATCGAGGCAGATATTTTGTTCCATAAGGCAGTCGTTCAAGCATCTCATAATCAAATGCTTATCGATCTATATGAACATATAACAGACGCACTTAATACCTCTGTTCAAGATTTAACAATGTTAAGAGCGCCTCTCGACTATGAAAAAGAGATCCATCAAGAGCTATATGAGGCGATACTTGCGCAAGATACCGATCAAGCGGTTAAGAACGTAAATAGTTATATGGATGAGTTAAAACGAACATTAACGAATAAGAAAGGAAGCCACATATGGGGGGAAATGCAACAGTATTAG
- a CDS encoding homoserine dehydrogenase — translation MKGYVSIGLLGLGTVGTGVVKLIQHHQEQLVHQVGCPVSIEKILVKNLEKEREVEIDQSLLTDDPYDVVLNPNIDIVVEVMGGIDETRQYLLEALKAKKHIVTANKDLIALHGSELQSTAVENQCDLFYEASVAGGVPIIRGLTDGLSSDRIQKLMGIVNGTTNFILTKMDKDGLSYEKALSDAQELGFAEADPTADVEGLDAARKMAILARLAFSMNIELDDVEVSGISQISKEDLKYGSTLGYTMKLIGYAHQENERAEVSVQPTFLPNGHPLATVNDEYNAVYVYGEAVGETMFYGPGAGSLPTATSVVSDIVAVVKNMRLNVTGQSHLSPQFPKQLKNQNEKIAKYFIRLHVLDEVGAFAELTRLFSANAISFEKILQLPLDEKGLAEIVIVTHRATMQDYENVVQEIKNLSVVKEIKSFYRVEGDGAK, via the coding sequence TTGAAGGGATATGTATCAATAGGACTTCTTGGGTTGGGAACGGTAGGAACAGGTGTTGTGAAATTGATTCAACATCATCAAGAACAACTTGTTCATCAAGTTGGTTGTCCAGTATCCATTGAGAAGATTCTTGTGAAAAATTTAGAAAAAGAGAGAGAAGTTGAAATTGATCAAAGTCTTCTTACAGATGATCCATATGATGTTGTATTAAATCCAAATATAGATATTGTAGTGGAAGTAATGGGCGGGATTGATGAAACACGTCAATATTTGTTAGAGGCATTGAAAGCTAAGAAACATATAGTTACAGCAAATAAAGATTTAATTGCCCTGCACGGTTCTGAATTACAAAGCACGGCTGTTGAAAATCAATGTGATTTATTTTATGAAGCAAGTGTTGCTGGGGGCGTTCCGATTATTCGTGGACTGACAGATGGCCTATCTTCAGACCGAATCCAAAAGCTTATGGGAATTGTCAACGGAACGACGAATTTCATTTTAACAAAAATGGATAAAGATGGCCTTTCTTATGAAAAAGCGCTTAGTGACGCACAAGAACTTGGATTTGCTGAGGCAGATCCAACAGCGGACGTGGAAGGTCTTGATGCTGCTCGTAAAATGGCCATTTTAGCAAGGCTTGCCTTTTCAATGAATATTGAATTAGATGATGTTGAAGTAAGTGGAATTTCACAAATTTCAAAAGAAGATTTAAAATATGGAAGTACACTTGGTTATACAATGAAACTGATCGGTTATGCTCATCAAGAAAATGAACGGGCAGAAGTAAGTGTTCAACCAACATTTTTACCGAATGGTCATCCACTTGCAACTGTGAATGATGAATATAACGCGGTTTATGTATACGGGGAAGCAGTAGGAGAAACAATGTTCTACGGGCCTGGTGCTGGAAGTCTCCCAACAGCAACCTCTGTTGTTAGTGATATCGTAGCTGTTGTAAAGAATATGAGGTTAAATGTGACGGGGCAAAGTCATCTTTCACCCCAATTCCCTAAGCAGTTAAAGAATCAAAATGAGAAAATTGCCAAATACTTTATTCGTCTTCATGTCCTTGATGAAGTAGGTGCATTTGCAGAATTAACAAGATTATTCTCAGCTAATGCTATTAGTTTTGAAAAAATTCTGCAGCTACCATTGGATGAAAAAGGATTAGCTGAAATTGTAATTGTGACACATCGAGCAACCATGCAAGATTACGAAAATGTAGTACAAGAAATTAAAAATTTATCTGTTGTGAAGGAAATTAAAAGTTTTTATCGTGTTGAAGGAGACGGGGCTAAATGA
- a CDS encoding polysaccharide deacetylase family protein encodes MERKKTRKWWKMDMKKILIPTISSVFLTVAYSNGVVVKANGKQQPLTASDQDVHSIRQISKSIELGFSPFTVLKTGLNHMYADTNVNSEKLQQTSTNTKKIVYLTFDDGPNHASIPILNKLDQYNAKATFFMLEPNMKQYPQAVKEMVNRGHAVGMHGVTHNAKMIYQSALTVLNEMQTGQKTLEEIAGVQSHLIRSPYGSFPHMKPLYKAVVEENELHLWDWTIDSEDWKYPRGQFVGKVINSAEALASTSKPMIILMHEKPTTLAKLDYILRYFQENGYEMRPLTEQMEPFTFHHE; translated from the coding sequence ATGGAAAGAAAAAAGACAAGAAAATGGTGGAAAATGGACATGAAAAAAATATTAATACCAACCATTTCCTCCGTTTTTCTTACAGTAGCATATAGTAATGGTGTAGTTGTTAAGGCAAATGGCAAACAACAACCACTGACGGCAAGTGATCAAGATGTTCACTCCATTCGACAAATATCAAAGAGTATTGAGCTTGGTTTTTCACCTTTCACGGTTCTAAAAACTGGATTAAATCATATGTATGCCGATACGAATGTGAATTCTGAAAAGCTCCAACAGACTTCAACGAATACTAAGAAAATCGTTTATTTAACATTTGATGATGGACCAAACCATGCCTCCATTCCTATTTTAAATAAGCTTGACCAATACAATGCGAAGGCCACATTTTTTATGTTAGAGCCGAATATGAAACAATATCCACAGGCGGTTAAAGAGATGGTTAATCGTGGCCATGCTGTTGGTATGCATGGAGTGACACATAATGCCAAAATGATTTATCAATCAGCACTCACAGTATTAAATGAAATGCAAACGGGGCAAAAGACATTAGAAGAAATAGCCGGTGTTCAATCTCATTTAATCCGTTCACCTTATGGTTCATTTCCTCATATGAAACCACTATATAAGGCGGTTGTAGAAGAAAATGAGTTGCATCTATGGGATTGGACCATAGATAGTGAAGACTGGAAATATCCAAGAGGACAGTTTGTTGGTAAAGTAATTAATAGTGCAGAGGCATTAGCTAGTACTTCCAAACCTATGATTATTCTTATGCATGAAAAACCAACTACATTAGCAAAACTAGACTATATTTTACGTTATTTTCAGGAAAATGGATATGAAATGAGACCATTGACAGAACAGATGGAACCATTTACGTTTCATCATGAATAA
- the thrC gene encoding threonine synthase codes for MKWEGLIKKYREFLPVTEHTPALTLMEGNTPLIPLEKISAKFDVEIHVKTEGTNPTGSFKDRGMVMAVAKAKEEGSNTVICASTGNTSAAAAAYAARAGMRAIIVIPNGKIALGKLAQAMMYGAEIVSIEGNFDEALKMVRKISETSPITLVNSVNPYRIEGQKTAAFEICDQLGKAPDILAIPVGNAGNITAYWKGFKEYHEKFNTGLPRMHGFEAEGAAAIVKKKVIEQPETVATAIRIGNPASWEKAAQARDESKGQIDFVTDAEILEAFQMLTREEGIFAEPASCASIAGIIKHRKSGQIPAGSTIAAVLTGNGLKDPQTAIEQVTKKPVVLPNDEKVVFDYIEGVVRA; via the coding sequence ATGAAATGGGAAGGCTTAATTAAAAAATATCGTGAATTTTTGCCAGTAACAGAACATACACCAGCATTAACATTGATGGAAGGCAATACACCACTTATACCATTAGAAAAAATTTCAGCTAAGTTTGATGTCGAGATTCATGTGAAAACAGAAGGAACCAATCCTACTGGGTCCTTTAAAGATCGCGGAATGGTGATGGCAGTCGCCAAAGCAAAAGAGGAAGGCAGTAATACTGTTATTTGTGCCTCCACTGGGAATACATCTGCAGCGGCTGCAGCCTATGCAGCACGTGCTGGTATGCGTGCGATTATTGTAATACCAAACGGAAAAATCGCATTAGGGAAATTAGCTCAAGCAATGATGTATGGCGCGGAAATTGTGTCAATTGAAGGGAATTTTGATGAAGCGTTGAAAATGGTTCGTAAAATTAGCGAAACCTCTCCAATTACACTTGTAAACTCCGTCAACCCATACCGAATTGAAGGGCAAAAAACCGCAGCATTTGAAATTTGTGACCAACTTGGAAAAGCACCGGATATTTTAGCCATCCCTGTTGGAAATGCTGGTAATATCACAGCCTATTGGAAAGGGTTCAAAGAGTATCATGAGAAGTTCAATACAGGATTACCTCGTATGCACGGTTTTGAAGCGGAAGGTGCCGCCGCCATTGTGAAGAAAAAAGTAATTGAACAACCAGAAACGGTTGCAACGGCGATTCGCATCGGGAACCCTGCCAGCTGGGAAAAGGCGGCTCAAGCGCGTGATGAATCAAAAGGACAAATTGATTTCGTAACAGATGCAGAAATCCTAGAAGCATTCCAAATGTTAACAAGAGAAGAAGGGATCTTTGCAGAACCTGCATCTTGTGCATCAATTGCCGGCATAATCAAGCATCGTAAATCTGGACAAATACCAGCAGGTAGTACGATTGCAGCTGTATTAACAGGTAACGGGTTAAAAGATCCTCAAACAGCGATCGAACAAGTTACGAAGAAGCCGGTCGTATTACCGAATGACGAAAAAGTCGTATTTGATTATATTGAAGGAGTTGTACGTGCATGA
- a CDS encoding SAM-dependent methyltransferase: MNHWDQRFRDKKYVYGTEPNVFLTEMQPKLHLTGDALAIAEGEGRNAVYLAEQGMNVTTWDFAKSGLEKTKKLAGSRGVSVQTQLVDLNEAQWQENQWDEIICVFGHFPPEVRKKALQGVKQSIKPGGYFVTEVYSHYQIPYNSGGPKVLDLLYAPEEFLHTFKDWRILHFFTGEVDRYEGELHNGLSHVIQFVGQKPVKNPS, translated from the coding sequence ATGAATCATTGGGATCAACGTTTTCGAGATAAGAAGTATGTTTATGGAACTGAACCGAATGTTTTTTTAACTGAAATGCAACCAAAACTTCACTTAACTGGGGATGCTCTGGCGATCGCAGAAGGGGAAGGGCGGAATGCTGTTTATTTAGCTGAACAGGGAATGAATGTGACGACTTGGGACTTTGCGAAATCTGGGCTTGAAAAAACAAAAAAATTGGCTGGATCAAGGGGAGTAAGCGTCCAAACTCAGCTTGTGGATCTAAATGAAGCCCAGTGGCAAGAAAATCAATGGGATGAAATTATATGTGTATTCGGTCATTTTCCGCCAGAAGTAAGAAAGAAAGCACTTCAAGGAGTGAAACAATCGATTAAACCAGGCGGTTATTTTGTGACAGAGGTTTACTCCCATTACCAAATTCCATATAACAGTGGTGGACCGAAAGTGTTAGATCTACTATATGCACCTGAAGAATTTTTACACACCTTTAAAGATTGGCGTATTCTTCACTTCTTTACGGGAGAAGTCGATCGTTACGAGGGGGAATTACATAATGGTTTATCACATGTCATTCAATTTGTTGGACAAAAGCCTGTAAAAAATCCATCCTAA
- a CDS encoding protoporphyrinogen oxidase: protein MKTVVVIGGGITGLSTMYYLQKYTGTTNKKIQLILIEANEHLGGKIRTIRSGEFILESGADSIVARKEGVTSLLKELKLHDEIVNNATGRSFIYHHNCLTAIPEETIFGIPMSPEALFGSELISSKGKMTALKDFFTTNTEFTKDSSVGLFLEEFLGKEIVENQIAPVLSGVYSGRLNELTLATTLPYLLDYKNQYGSIMKGLAENKEKFQSGNKKKFISFQNGLSTIIDRLEEHLSDIQILKNTKATKIKQTKQNYTIELANGESIETDYIVLSTPHNVAQSLLQNKKLDTHFNQLFNSSLISIYLGFDLPDSQLPADGTGFIVPEHSDLICNACTWTSRKWTHTSKQNHLLLRLFYKKTNEETFNYLNRLTKEELVEIALKDIEKSLNIKGKPITVEVTKWQDQMPKYHLQHRKIIQSLTEDLSVLYPNILLAGCSYFGVGIGDCIENGRKTAQQLIHQLTK, encoded by the coding sequence TTGAAAACAGTGGTTGTCATCGGTGGAGGGATTACAGGGCTGTCCACGATGTATTATTTACAAAAGTATACAGGCACAACAAATAAGAAGATCCAACTAATTCTAATAGAAGCGAATGAACATTTAGGAGGGAAAATTCGAACAATCCGGAGCGGCGAATTTATCCTTGAAAGTGGCGCAGATTCGATCGTTGCACGTAAAGAAGGCGTCACCTCACTACTTAAGGAACTTAAGCTTCACGATGAAATCGTGAATAATGCAACGGGGAGATCTTTTATCTATCATCACAATTGCTTAACAGCTATTCCTGAAGAAACGATTTTTGGAATTCCCATGAGCCCAGAAGCGCTGTTTGGTAGTGAATTGATCTCGTCTAAAGGAAAAATGACCGCTTTAAAAGATTTCTTCACGACAAATACGGAATTTACAAAGGACAGTTCAGTCGGTCTATTCCTTGAAGAATTTCTTGGTAAAGAAATCGTAGAAAATCAGATTGCCCCTGTCCTCTCAGGCGTTTATTCTGGCCGTTTGAATGAACTTACATTAGCGACAACCTTACCCTATCTTCTTGATTATAAAAATCAATATGGAAGTATTATGAAAGGATTAGCAGAAAACAAAGAGAAATTCCAATCAGGCAATAAAAAGAAATTCATTTCTTTCCAAAACGGATTATCAACCATCATTGACCGCCTTGAAGAACATCTATCAGACATTCAAATTTTAAAAAACACAAAGGCAACCAAAATTAAACAAACAAAACAAAATTACACGATTGAACTGGCAAACGGTGAATCCATTGAAACAGATTATATTGTTCTTAGCACCCCCCACAATGTTGCTCAATCATTATTACAAAATAAAAAGTTAGACACTCATTTTAATCAGTTATTCAATTCATCACTCATTAGTATCTATCTTGGATTCGATCTTCCGGATTCTCAACTTCCAGCTGATGGAACAGGCTTTATCGTTCCTGAACATAGTGATTTAATTTGCAATGCCTGTACATGGACAAGCAGAAAATGGACACATACTTCAAAACAGAACCATTTATTATTAAGGCTTTTTTATAAAAAAACAAATGAGGAAACATTCAACTATTTAAATCGCCTAACTAAGGAAGAGCTCGTGGAAATTGCATTAAAGGATATTGAAAAAAGTTTAAATATTAAAGGGAAACCTATAACAGTCGAAGTGACGAAATGGCAAGATCAAATGCCTAAATATCATCTCCAGCATAGGAAAATTATTCAATCCTTAACGGAAGACCTTTCAGTTCTTTACCCCAATATTTTATTAGCTGGCTGTTCTTATTTTGGTGTAGGAATTGGCGATTGTATTGAAAATGGGAGAAAAACTGCCCAGCAATTAATCCATCAATTAACAAAATAA
- the thrB gene encoding homoserine kinase codes for MIAQSFLKVPASTANLGPGFDSIGLALNRYLTLEITPAEEWCFEHLSPLLKALPTDQNHLIYQIAKKTADQYGKTLPELKIRMESEIPLARGLGSSAAAIAAGIEIADKYCGLSLSNKEKLQIGTKIEGHPDNIGASIYGGLVIGVLVDGKTEIVPIKDVDLDIVVLIPSYELKTEDARNVLPDSFERKQAVAASAISNTLIAALLSKQYSLAGTMMERDLLHEPYRIPLIKDFGKIRKVAKENGAFGTAISGAGPTVISFTEKGMGQRLANILQKSFPSLQVEFLKIDEQGIQWEEASSLQKMGLSEK; via the coding sequence ATGATTGCACAATCATTCCTAAAGGTTCCGGCAAGTACAGCTAATTTGGGACCGGGATTTGATTCCATCGGATTAGCCTTAAACCGTTATTTAACATTAGAAATAACACCCGCTGAGGAATGGTGTTTCGAGCATCTTTCTCCTTTGCTCAAAGCCCTGCCAACAGACCAAAACCATTTAATTTATCAAATTGCCAAAAAGACGGCTGATCAATATGGAAAAACTCTTCCAGAATTAAAAATCCGGATGGAAAGTGAAATACCATTAGCTCGAGGACTTGGCAGTAGTGCAGCAGCGATTGCAGCGGGAATAGAGATTGCTGATAAATATTGTGGACTTTCTTTATCCAATAAGGAAAAACTACAAATTGGGACAAAAATTGAAGGACATCCTGATAATATTGGAGCATCGATATACGGTGGGTTAGTCATTGGTGTGTTGGTAGACGGCAAAACTGAAATTGTTCCAATAAAGGATGTCGATCTTGATATTGTCGTACTTATTCCCTCATATGAACTAAAAACAGAGGATGCTAGAAACGTTCTTCCTGATTCTTTTGAAAGGAAACAAGCAGTAGCGGCGAGTGCCATAAGCAATACATTGATTGCAGCTCTATTATCCAAACAATATTCACTTGCGGGTACGATGATGGAACGTGATTTACTCCATGAGCCTTATCGTATCCCATTAATTAAAGACTTTGGCAAGATTAGAAAAGTAGCAAAAGAAAATGGAGCATTCGGTACAGCGATTAGTGGAGCTGGCCCAACAGTTATTTCCTTCACAGAAAAAGGAATGGGACAAAGGTTAGCTAACATACTACAAAAATCTTTTCCAAGCTTGCAAGTTGAATTCCTAAAGATTGATGAACAAGGGATACAGTGGGAAGAAGCCTCATCCCTACAAAAAATGGGGCTGTCCGAAAAGTAG
- a CDS encoding CynX/NimT family MFS transporter: MGGNATVLENTNSSNQKSLFLLMGIILIGANLRAPLTSVGPLIPNIRNDLEISNAIAGTITTLPLLAFAFFSPFAPKIANRFGMERTIFYSLTLLTIGIFIRSFPGTISLFTGTVLIGLSIAFGNVLLPGFIKLKYPLRIGVVTGIYAVFMNLFGAIASGVSVPLTAFKSLGWQGALSSWGILSFIAMVIWLPQLLSKSNNQTDLTSSPQHKSKNIWRSALAWKITLFMGLQSLIFYTLMTWLPEILHLHHYSSSSAGWMLFLMQFAIIPITFIVPVIAGKMKNQILLSAVTALFFIVGIVGLIAGNPILIPFWVVIIGIGSGSAFSLSMMFFSLRTTDGQQASELSGMAQSFGYLLAAVGPVLFGGLHDAMDSWTVPLTMLLGISIIILMVGIGAGKDKIIS; the protein is encoded by the coding sequence ATGGGGGGAAATGCAACAGTATTAGAAAATACGAATAGCAGCAATCAAAAATCACTGTTTTTACTAATGGGAATTATTTTAATCGGGGCAAACTTAAGAGCACCATTAACTTCGGTCGGTCCCCTTATTCCAAATATCCGCAATGATTTAGAAATTAGCAATGCTATTGCAGGGACCATTACAACCTTGCCATTACTTGCATTTGCTTTTTTCTCACCATTTGCACCGAAAATAGCCAATCGATTTGGAATGGAACGTACCATCTTCTATTCTTTAACTCTACTTACCATCGGAATCTTCATACGCTCTTTTCCAGGAACGATTTCACTTTTTACTGGAACGGTCCTAATCGGACTATCGATTGCGTTTGGGAATGTATTACTACCTGGTTTTATAAAATTGAAGTACCCACTTCGGATTGGGGTCGTAACTGGCATTTATGCTGTTTTTATGAATTTGTTTGGAGCTATCGCTTCTGGAGTTAGCGTTCCTCTTACAGCTTTTAAGAGCTTAGGGTGGCAAGGAGCTCTTAGTTCATGGGGAATTCTGTCTTTCATCGCAATGGTGATTTGGCTTCCACAATTATTGTCGAAAAGTAATAATCAAACCGATTTGACTTCTTCCCCACAACATAAAAGTAAAAACATTTGGCGATCAGCTCTAGCATGGAAGATTACTTTATTTATGGGGTTACAGTCGTTAATTTTTTATACACTTATGACATGGTTACCGGAAATCCTTCATTTGCATCACTATAGCTCAAGTTCCGCAGGGTGGATGCTCTTCCTTATGCAATTTGCGATCATTCCCATTACCTTCATCGTCCCTGTGATCGCAGGGAAAATGAAAAACCAAATATTACTTAGTGCTGTAACTGCTTTATTTTTCATTGTTGGTATTGTAGGATTAATCGCCGGAAATCCCATCTTGATCCCTTTTTGGGTAGTGATTATCGGGATTGGGTCTGGAAGTGCTTTTAGTTTATCGATGATGTTTTTTAGTTTGCGTACAACTGACGGGCAACAAGCATCAGAGCTATCTGGTATGGCGCAGTCGTTCGGCTATCTTTTAGCGGCGGTTGGACCTGTTTTATTCGGTGGATTACATGATGCAATGGATAGTTGGACCGTCCCGTTAACGATGTTATTAGGAATTTCTATTATTATATTAATGGTTGGAATTGGTGCAGGAAAAGATAAAATAATCTCTTAA
- a CDS encoding alpha/beta fold hydrolase, whose translation MEYIEKEGYTLCYEAYGKGSPIVFIHPPGMGRKTFIKQLSLQLNMKVVLLDLRGHGDSTISSSAMLDDFVEDIETVRNHLGVEKIFLFGYSAGGMIAQEYTFRFPRSVKGVILSGAYPIIQNKILEWEHRIGIFMAKSTPKILARILAVSHFSNDEEQQLIYNQIVKSNQNVWSQYYEMALNYSCIHKLNDWNIPLCLLYGKRADYINGHVKWYYTIPNVQIEWINKANHQLPTRHYRRINPIIEAFVNKHE comes from the coding sequence ATGGAGTATATTGAAAAAGAAGGGTATACATTATGTTATGAAGCCTACGGAAAGGGCAGTCCCATTGTATTTATTCACCCACCAGGAATGGGAAGAAAAACATTTATCAAGCAACTTTCTTTACAGTTAAATATGAAGGTCGTACTTTTAGATTTAAGAGGCCATGGGGATAGCACGATTTCTTCCTCAGCCATGCTTGATGATTTTGTGGAGGATATTGAAACGGTAAGGAACCATTTAGGTGTTGAAAAAATTTTTCTTTTCGGTTATTCAGCAGGGGGTATGATTGCACAGGAATATACATTTCGATTTCCAAGGTCTGTGAAGGGGGTTATTCTTTCCGGAGCTTATCCAATTATTCAAAATAAAATATTAGAATGGGAGCATCGAATTGGAATTTTTATGGCTAAATCTACTCCGAAAATATTAGCAAGAATTCTGGCGGTGAGCCATTTTTCAAATGATGAAGAACAACAATTGATATACAATCAAATAGTGAAGTCAAACCAAAATGTCTGGTCCCAATACTATGAAATGGCTTTAAATTATTCCTGTATACATAAACTGAATGATTGGAATATCCCATTATGCCTATTATATGGGAAAAGGGCCGACTATATAAATGGTCATGTGAAATGGTATTACACAATTCCAAATGTGCAAATAGAATGGATTAACAAAGCGAATCATCAATTGCCAACAAGACACTACCGACGTATTAATCCAATCATTGAAGCATTCGTTAATAAACATGAGTAA